A region from the Deinococcus sp. KSM4-11 genome encodes:
- a CDS encoding GNAT family N-acetyltransferase, with translation MTTPFQHPEDTPLTLRPFQNADAEAVAALVTAGMRGHWTYRPEQFCESTDPQYRRLVALHGDHIVATAHLFPFGPATPDALRLDLAGDGVAFTPLYLALLAGLPAGFTRMLGVTREDFPETMGFFHAAGFRNAWQSWGAHLDLAAFDPAPFQPLEERLFLSGYETQQLDDEAPGSDWDVLHQLHQLGLRDAPRNPTTTPEPLTRDGLRETIRRGEAAFVTRWRGQIIASTRLSVEGTEVESEQTVTHPEHRAHGVATALKAHALGWARAAGYTHAGTGGTVLNLPMLRVNARLGYHPSPLWITWERLA, from the coding sequence ATGACCACTCCCTTTCAGCATCCCGAGGACACGCCGTTGACGCTACGCCCCTTCCAGAACGCCGACGCGGAAGCCGTCGCCGCGCTCGTCACGGCCGGAATGCGCGGCCACTGGACGTACCGACCGGAGCAGTTCTGCGAGAGTACGGATCCGCAGTACCGCCGTCTGGTCGCGCTGCACGGCGACCACATCGTCGCCACCGCCCACCTGTTCCCCTTCGGGCCCGCCACCCCGGACGCCCTGCGCCTTGACCTGGCGGGCGACGGCGTGGCCTTCACGCCGCTGTACCTGGCGCTGCTGGCCGGGCTTCCGGCTGGGTTCACGCGCATGCTTGGCGTGACCCGCGAGGACTTTCCCGAGACCATGGGGTTCTTCCACGCGGCGGGCTTCCGCAACGCCTGGCAGTCGTGGGGCGCCCACCTGGATCTGGCGGCCTTCGACCCGGCACCGTTCCAGCCGCTGGAGGAACGCCTGTTCCTGAGTGGGTATGAAACGCAGCAGCTGGACGACGAAGCGCCGGGCAGCGACTGGGACGTCCTGCACCAGCTGCACCAGTTGGGCCTGCGTGACGCCCCGCGCAATCCCACCACGACGCCGGAGCCTCTGACCCGCGACGGCCTGCGGGAGACCATCCGGCGCGGAGAGGCGGCCTTCGTGACCCGCTGGCGTGGCCAGATCATCGCCAGCACCCGCCTGAGCGTGGAGGGGACGGAGGTCGAGAGCGAGCAGACCGTCACGCATCCGGAGCACCGAGCGCACGGCGTGGCCACGGCCCTCAAGGCACACGCCCTCGGCTGGGCCCGGGCGGCGGGCTACACGCACGCCGGCACCGGGGGCACCGTGCTGAACCTGCCCATGCTGCGCGTCAACGCCCGGCTCGGGTACCACCCCAGCCCCCTGTGGATCACCTGGGAACGCCTGGCCTGA
- a CDS encoding DUF1501 domain-containing protein, with protein sequence MTNRRDFLKLSALAVAATSGMPGFLARAATQAGGSKTLVVIQLTGGNDGLNTLIPYSNGAYYAARPNIAIPKKDVLTLSGDLGMHPSLKPLMPLWDAGTFAWIENVGYPNPNRSHFASMAIWHTADPAQAQAEGWIGRIADTIGDPFCASNIGTATPQALIARDFSLPSIASVDSFQLKLPGGLDDAFHQLLGVPRSGEAEYLVRATRQMMTNTARVQRNVQKYRAGAAYPDTPFAAQLRDTARLIAAGVGQRVLYLSLGSFDTHAGQRGEQDDLLATLAGGLAAFHADLEKQGLADDVIVMGFSEFGRRVAENDSAGTDHGKGSVMFALGQGVKGGVHGSSPDLEDLSEGDIKYRQDFRGVYAEALTKWLKLDARGILNGEFTGPAWVA encoded by the coding sequence TGGCCCGCGCCGCCACGCAGGCGGGCGGCAGCAAGACCCTGGTGGTCATCCAGCTCACGGGCGGGAACGACGGGCTGAACACGCTGATTCCGTACTCGAACGGCGCGTACTACGCCGCGCGGCCGAACATCGCCATTCCGAAAAAGGACGTGCTGACCCTGAGCGGCGACCTGGGCATGCACCCCTCGCTGAAGCCGCTGATGCCGCTGTGGGACGCCGGGACGTTCGCGTGGATTGAGAACGTGGGTTACCCGAACCCGAACCGCAGCCATTTTGCCAGCATGGCCATCTGGCACACGGCAGATCCCGCGCAGGCGCAGGCGGAGGGCTGGATAGGGCGGATCGCGGACACCATCGGCGATCCCTTCTGTGCCAGCAACATCGGCACCGCCACGCCGCAGGCCCTGATCGCGCGGGACTTCAGCCTGCCCAGTATTGCCAGCGTGGACAGTTTCCAGCTCAAGTTGCCGGGCGGCCTGGACGACGCCTTCCACCAGCTGCTGGGCGTGCCCCGCAGCGGTGAGGCCGAGTACCTGGTGCGCGCCACGCGGCAGATGATGACCAACACGGCGCGCGTGCAGCGCAATGTTCAGAAGTACAGGGCGGGCGCGGCGTATCCAGACACGCCCTTCGCGGCCCAGCTGCGCGACACCGCGCGGCTGATCGCGGCGGGCGTGGGACAGCGGGTGCTGTACCTGTCGCTGGGCAGTTTCGACACGCATGCCGGGCAGCGGGGGGAGCAGGACGACCTGCTGGCCACCCTGGCGGGCGGGCTGGCTGCCTTCCACGCCGATCTGGAGAAGCAGGGACTGGCCGATGACGTGATCGTGATGGGTTTCTCCGAGTTCGGTCGCCGGGTGGCGGAAAACGATTCGGCGGGCACCGACCACGGCAAGGGGAGCGTGATGTTCGCGCTGGGGCAGGGCGTCAAGGGCGGCGTGCACGGCAGCAGCCCGGATCTGGAAGACCTGTCGGAGGGCGACATCAAGTACCGGCAGGACTTCCGGGGCGTGTACGCCGAGGCCCTGACGAAGTGGCTGAAGCTCGACGCGCGCGGCATCCTGAACGGGGAGTTCACGGGGCCAGCGTGGGTGGCGTGA
- a CDS encoding diguanylate cyclase translates to MSVEAPPEQPLDRTRRRSYILICLGALLTFASLALMTHGAPSEPYAIGAGITLALLVAALMPRLTASRMDALFGWCSDLGAILCIWVVAHNAGPFSAQSLLILSIFLVVWFGVLTSRAAIVRAVLLVAAVALIGALRHPAEPTPVACFAFLALLIGQMTSSGRIIREELSEKAHYANLAMTDMLTGLLNRRALHGALNAHYAGPRSRRGGVGVLLLDLDHFKSINDNYGHDVGDSVLQHVAAVLRACAGPEDQVARWGGEEFLMLTVAADRADLEERATQIIRTLRAIHSGLPPVTVSVGIAHTSEAPDVDSLLRLADRRLYRAKRGGRDRLNKDTLVHLPDQLF, encoded by the coding sequence ATGTCGGTGGAGGCTCCACCCGAGCAGCCCCTCGATCGCACCCGGCGCAGGAGCTACATCCTGATCTGCCTGGGCGCTCTCCTAACCTTCGCCTCGCTCGCCCTGATGACCCACGGCGCGCCCTCTGAACCGTACGCCATCGGCGCGGGGATCACGCTGGCCCTGCTGGTGGCCGCCCTGATGCCCCGGCTCACCGCCTCCCGGATGGACGCGTTGTTCGGCTGGTGCTCCGACCTCGGGGCCATCCTGTGCATCTGGGTCGTGGCGCACAACGCCGGGCCGTTCAGCGCGCAGAGCCTGCTGATCCTGAGTATCTTCCTGGTCGTCTGGTTCGGGGTGCTGACCAGTCGGGCCGCCATCGTCCGGGCAGTGCTGCTGGTCGCTGCGGTCGCCCTGATCGGAGCGCTGAGACACCCGGCTGAGCCCACGCCCGTCGCGTGCTTCGCGTTCCTGGCCCTGCTGATCGGGCAGATGACCTCCAGCGGCCGGATCATCCGCGAGGAACTCAGCGAGAAGGCCCACTACGCGAACCTCGCCATGACCGACATGCTCACCGGACTCCTGAACCGCCGGGCCCTGCACGGCGCCTTGAACGCCCATTACGCTGGCCCCCGCAGCCGCCGGGGTGGAGTGGGCGTGCTGCTGCTCGACCTCGACCACTTCAAGAGCATCAACGACAACTACGGGCATGACGTGGGCGACAGCGTGCTCCAGCATGTCGCGGCGGTCCTGCGCGCCTGCGCCGGCCCGGAGGATCAAGTGGCCCGCTGGGGCGGCGAGGAATTCCTGATGCTGACGGTCGCGGCGGATCGCGCCGACCTCGAAGAGCGGGCCACGCAGATCATCCGCACGCTGCGCGCCATCCACAGCGGCCTGCCGCCCGTGACCGTCAGCGTGGGGATCGCGCACACCAGCGAGGCGCCGGACGTGGACAGCCTGCTGCGCCTTGCGGACCGCCGCCTGTACCGCGCCAAGCGCGGTGGCCGCGACCGTCTGAACAAGGACACCCTGGTTCACCTGCCGGATCAGCTGTTCTGA